The Dreissena polymorpha isolate Duluth1 chromosome 2, UMN_Dpol_1.0, whole genome shotgun sequence nucleotide sequence AAAATTTCGCTTCTTCTTCTTAGTCATAGTCAGCCGATTTTTATCTTTAGTTCATCTTCAATTATTACTTCGGATGCTTCTTCTTGCGTTTTTCTTCTTTTGATTTGATTTCTTTCTTCAATCGTAACaccttttcttctttttctttcttaattcattattaattATTCTCTTTTTTCTACGTATTTTTCGTATAATTCTTCTACTTCTTCGCCTAAACTTCTATTTCTTCTTCAAAACTTTTTTCTCATTAGCCATCGCCGTCTTCGTCTTTTTTTTGCTTTTACATAATGTTTTCGTTCTTTACCTCTTCTTCAAAACTTTCTTCTTCTTGTTTTTCCTCTACTTTTGTGTCATAATTAACTTCTGAATATTCATTATATGCTATtacatcatcttcttcttctatAACAACTTTTTCTTATTCGTTAAATTATTATTCTACAATTACTTTCATCTCTTCAACTTCATGGAGATAtctattgataaaaaatattcacTTAAATGCGTGTCAGGCTACAACCTTTCTTTTTTAAACTCTGTTTTAGGTCCAACTACTACACACACAAAAACTCTGTCAAACTTGTCCGTCGATGATCAAAATATTTTTACTCATAAGATTCGCGATTCAGTTCCAAAACTATGGTGGCATAGAGgagacattcactcctctttttttaattgcactcctcttttttgtaTCTCGTGACCACGGCttactatctcgtggccacgagttagctatgtcgtggcctcgagttactaagtcgaggccacgagatacaaAAAAGAGGAGTCCATTAAATTAAAAAGGAGTGAATGTCCCATTATGCCACCGTACAAAACATTCTGCGTGTACCGGTTTATAGCAGCTTTCGGAATCGTTTACGATTCAGTTCACGTTCAAACCTGTTTGAGTGACATCAGTGGCGACGTTGAAAAAAATCGAATTTCACGATTATTGTTAGGTGAATACATGGCATTCCAGGACAAAGAAATAAACTTAGAAAACATACCACCATCTATAAACtattcaattttgtaaaaaaaaaacaaaaaaaaaaacaaatacaacattaaaatacatgtatatatttacatatgtgtcATGTACGACATACGGACAGGATTCATAAGGAATGGTTTATTTACAAGAATATGAATACAGCGGTTCTTACTCGTTTTCAGCTCACGGGCAGGCGACAGATCTATGGGACGGACAACTACCGCTGGAGCGTTCCCCCTTCCACGGTGGAATGATCGACCTGTCCGGAGTTCGAGCACCCGATCATAGCCATGAACCCAACCATACGCACTTCGGTCAAAGAGACACGCCCGGTCGCGAGAGACCAGCTTCGGCGGCCCTGGTTCCCCCGGAAACTTGGGACGGTAAAGGACAAGCGATAGATACGCAGCGACCGGCTGTTGGTAACAATGACCTGCTGAGGATGAACGCCGATTTCCAGTTTTCCGGCGGTCAGGAACAGAGGGGAAAAACGGGTTCAAACTTGCGCACGTTTACAGACACGGCTCATTCCCATGGCCATGGTCATGGCCATGGTCATGATCATGGCCATATGAGTGCCACACCCTCGTCATCGCTTCCCGCTGATATACAGAGTCTGTTTGATCGATTTAATATTGGATCGATAGACGCCCTGAGCGCACGTTTGAATAGTCTGACTACTCAAGCGCCTTTCGCCTCGTCGGTAGTGGCGGACGCGTCGGCTGCTGCTTCCtcttcagcatcatcatcatcgtcttccTCATCATCCAACTCAGGCGTCGCAGCAGAAATATCGCCGGCGGTCAATCCTGGAATTGATGTTCACGCACATGCGCATGATGCATCCAGCCCTGTTGCCGTCTTGGATGCATCAGCAACAATGGCCAAGTCATCGGCGAATACCAACAGCACCACGAACACAACAAGCACCAAATCAGTAAAAACAACATCGATCAAAGTCACCACAGTTGTAAAAGGCGGGACAGCCGCTGACGTTGCCGCGGCGGCTGCGTCGCAGGCGGAAATAGCGCAGGCTGTAGCTCAGGGAAAGGCTGAGGGAAAAGAGCTCAACAGTTCGTCGATCGCGGACATTGCAGCGAAGGCCAACAGCAAAATAGGCGCAAACTCTTCTGGTAACGATGCATCTCTTATCGCACCCGAGTCAAATCTTCCCGTCGGTTCCATTACGGTCAAGCGCCAGAAGAACGGAGAGTCGATCATAACCCTGAATGACGGTCAAGGGCA carries:
- the LOC127869804 gene encoding uncharacterized protein LOC127869804, encoding MVYLQEYEYSGSYSFSAHGQATDLWDGQLPLERSPFHGGMIDLSGVRAPDHSHEPNHTHFGQRDTPGRERPASAALVPPETWDGKGQAIDTQRPAVGNNDLLRMNADFQFSGGQEQRGKTGSNLRTFTDTAHSHGHGHGHGHDHGHMSATPSSSLPADIQSLFDRFNIGSIDALSARLNSLTTQAPFASSVVADASAAASSSASSSSSSSSSNSGVAAEISPAVNPGIDVHAHAHDASSPVAVLDASATMAKSSANTNSTTNTTSTKSVKTTSIKVTTVVKGGTAADVAAAAASQAEIAQAVAQGKAEGKELNSSSIADIAAKANSKIGANSSGNDASLIAPESNLPVGSITVKRQKNGESIITLNDGQGQPVVLRANGPVQIERIVKPDGKIQFLINPVKPKPQSSTINPADMEIEPEEMFTTTMASMIISDPNPSTTVATQSPDASFQDAVALTSVAADLGLIDKSPSLTEALVTNALLQTPTGPAVAQTTTAPPAVGPKAEKGAIVSKMVTGSGDNVSKTAASSGIVQHSGNSGSVPNIASLNQQAINDVSQNPSNNQNNAKINDLFTGLFPDLGSGLFSLFESPRIPPPPRIAGPHIGNRGVLNPFVSDTNLFNVNKDIGLLRPSQLPPVVNQSPLSTMAPSTGGNVAAGTVELNPNPPYNLVDVVPSVMRR